A window of Microbacterium hominis genomic DNA:
CGAGGGGCAGGTGCAGCACCCGCAGCTCGAATCCGTCGAGGGTGATCGGTGCGGTGGGCGCGCGCATGCCCCTCAGGCTACGCCGGGTCGTGGGTCAGACGGCCGCAACGCGGGCGGCGACCCGGCGCGACGGGGCGACGAAGGTCTGGCGGGCGGCGCGGGGCAGGCCGCGGCGCGGCAGGCGCGGCATCCGGCGCGACACGGTGTGCGGTGCGCGCGGCGTGCGACGGAAAGCGTCGACGATCGCCTCGACGATGGTCTCGGTGTGCTCGTGCATGGCTCCTCCTGGCTGTTCGCAGTGGAGGAGCCCCTTCGGCCGGCCCTGATACACGCCCGGTGGATGGATGCCGCGCCCGGCGCGGGTCAGGGTCGAACCAGCAGATACCCGCGGGCGTCATCGAAGCCGCCGACCACGAGTCCGTCGGCGAGGTGGCCGACGAGAGCCTCGCGCACCCGGACGCGCCAGGAGGCGGCATCCACCGGATCCGACGCCCGCAGCGCCTCGATGTCGCGCGGGATCGCGACCGACGCCACCACCGCATCGTCCTCGGGGGTGGGCGCGGGCGGCGCAGCGAGCGCCCACGACACCATCACCCGGTCGGACTCGTCGCCGCGGTTGACGCCGTCGTCCATCGGTCCGTAGTGGTTCACGAGGTACTCGGTCACCCTGGCTCCCAGCACCCGCAGGTTGAAGTGGGCGTTGCGGGCGATGAGGGGGTCGAACGTCCACGTCACGTGCCCGACGCCGCGGCGCAGCGCCCAATCCCGCTGGTGGAACTTCAGCAGCCGCCCGATCCCCCGGCCCTGGTGCCCCGGCAGCACGCCGGTGATGTGGCTGTGCATCGATCGCGCCGCGGGCTCCGCGAAGAACGCGACCGAGGCTCCGACCATGCGCTCGCCGTCGTAGATGCCGACCGCGTAGCTGCCGGCGTGGGCGAGAGCGCGCAGCAGGTTCGGCGGCATGCCGCCGCGGTCGCCGCCCCACACCTCGGCGAGCACCTCGGAGGCCGTGAAGACCTCCTCCACGGTGTCGAGGGGATGGATGCCGAGACCGGCCGCGGGATCGGGTTGCGCGCTCACGGCCCCACGTTACGCCCGCGCGTGCGGTCAGCGCGCGGTCAGCGCGCGGTCAGCGCGCGCCGGTGGTGGCGACGTGCTCGGCGAACAGTCCGGGCCAGGCCATGATCCCGTAGGGCGTGCGGGCGACGACCAGCCGAGAGTCCGGGAGCAGCTTCTTGAGCCGCTTGGCCGTGGTGATCGGGTGGGCGGGGTCGCCCGTCCAGGCGAGGATCAGGGTGGGCGTCGTGATCTTCGCAACGGTCTTCTCACCGGGGAAATCCGTGGATGCCGCACCCCGCAGCACCGTGGGAAGCAGGTGCTCCGGCACGCTCGGGTGCGTGACGGGCGCGTCGGCGAGCGCGGGCGGCACCGGGGAGACCGCGCTGGCCAGGAACGCGTCGAGCCCCTCCCGCTCGATGCGCGCGGCGTTCACGCGGTAGACGCGCTGCTGCAGCGGCCGGGTCGCCCACGCGGTGGGCGGCACCACCAGGGTGAGGCTGGCGAATCGCTCGGGATGCCGCTTGGCGGCGTGCAGGAGTGTGCCCGAGCCCATCGAGGGGCCCACCGCGTGCACCCGCTCGCCGGGCGCGAGCGCGTCGAGGATCGCGAGCAGGTCGCGGGCCAGCCGGGTCCAGCGGTACGAGCGCGGATCGCTGTCTCCGGTCGACCCGCCGTGCCCGCGGGCGTCGTAGCGCAGCACGCGGTGCCCGCGCAGGGCGC
This region includes:
- a CDS encoding GNAT family N-acetyltransferase yields the protein MSAQPDPAAGLGIHPLDTVEEVFTASEVLAEVWGGDRGGMPPNLLRALAHAGSYAVGIYDGERMVGASVAFFAEPAARSMHSHITGVLPGHQGRGIGRLLKFHQRDWALRRGVGHVTWTFDPLIARNAHFNLRVLGARVTEYLVNHYGPMDDGVNRGDESDRVMVSWALAAPPAPTPEDDAVVASVAIPRDIEALRASDPVDAASWRVRVREALVGHLADGLVVGGFDDARGYLLVRP
- a CDS encoding alpha/beta fold hydrolase; this encodes MPALAVDDVTIDYDITGSTGPLVVQLHGLTSSRAQDAQLGLDLGRALRGHRVLRYDARGHGGSTGDSDPRSYRWTRLARDLLAILDALAPGERVHAVGPSMGSGTLLHAAKRHPERFASLTLVVPPTAWATRPLQQRVYRVNAARIEREGLDAFLASAVSPVPPALADAPVTHPSVPEHLLPTVLRGAASTDFPGEKTVAKITTPTLILAWTGDPAHPITTAKRLKKLLPDSRLVVARTPYGIMAWPGLFAEHVATTGAR